A section of the Candidatus Nitrosacidococcus sp. I8 genome encodes:
- a CDS encoding MlaD family protein: MDTKVNYTLIGLFVIGLSTVLIVIVSWLSAHTSFTGYDTYLTYTQDSVSGLEKNTPVKYQGVEVGKIKNIELDENDPSRVRITLGIEEGTPVKEDTIAVIASNGLTGIAYMELTKGTKEAPLLKAGPNDPYPIINSGPSFMGRLGDGLTDLLDELTGAAKELRHIGENIDIPRFRTSQEYLNDTLENTRRFSKAFADIADDPENQRAFNRTLRNMEILSTSLAAQSAQLEAGIAQLPILMRSANEATTRLNNLLKTGQKQFNLLGEVTLPHADQILSNFDHISRNLERFSQRLNENPSVLLFGSSSTLPGPGE, from the coding sequence ATGGATACAAAAGTAAATTACACCTTAATCGGTCTTTTTGTTATTGGGCTGAGCACCGTTCTCATCGTCATAGTTTCTTGGTTAAGTGCCCATACTTCTTTTACCGGATATGATACCTACCTTACCTATACGCAAGATTCTGTATCCGGGCTAGAAAAAAATACTCCAGTTAAGTACCAAGGGGTCGAGGTAGGTAAAATTAAAAACATTGAGCTGGATGAAAACGATCCTTCTAGAGTACGAATCACTTTAGGTATAGAGGAAGGAACTCCAGTAAAAGAAGATACTATTGCAGTAATTGCCTCTAATGGTCTTACTGGAATTGCTTATATGGAGCTAACTAAAGGTACTAAAGAAGCCCCTTTACTTAAAGCAGGTCCAAATGACCCTTATCCTATCATTAACTCAGGTCCATCTTTTATGGGTCGTTTAGGCGATGGGTTAACTGATTTGTTAGATGAGCTTACAGGTGCTGCCAAAGAACTTCGTCATATTGGTGAAAATATTGATATTCCTCGCTTTAGAACAAGCCAAGAATATCTTAATGACACCCTAGAAAATACTAGAAGATTTAGCAAAGCTTTTGCAGATATCGCAGATGATCCGGAAAACCAGCGTGCATTTAATCGAACGTTGAGAAATATGGAAATTTTATCCACTTCCCTTGCTGCCCAAAGTGCCCAGTTAGAAGCGGGAATTGCACAGCTACCTATTTTAATGCGTAGTGCAAATGAAGCAACCACCCGACTTAATAATTTACTTAAAACAGGGCAAAAACAGTTTAATCTACTTGGAGAAGTTACTTTACCCCATGCAGATCAAATACTAAGTAATTTTGACCATATTAGCCGAAACTTAGAGCGATTTAGCCAACGTTTAAATGAAAATCCTAGCGTTTTGTTATTTGGATCTTCATCAACTTTACCTGGACCGGGGGAGTAG
- a CDS encoding DUF262 domain-containing protein, producing MKTDNCSISDVLEKNSTSFFIPPFQRSYAWGKTEIERFFDDMLRIIESELDPKQIDKLEHFFGTLVIKNENEVLATKSIVVDGQQRLTTTLLFLIALRDLEKDTNKQNLITQRYLINSTSTFQDKIKLKQVSKDWEAYKALVNKESPEQLGIICNAYGQFANLIKKQARPEIELEHYITAIRRMNVAVISLDERPYKGEDPQIIFETLNSLGKPLTLSDLVRNFILLNMKSDDQARIYEQIWYPKIESILGDHISHFFRDYLQYKVSRLIKVVSDNNTKEIYHQFRGFVNKEFTDRSQFIGDIIQYVNWYHWIINTNPKEIGQIAHSAGNDKEIKELLRNIFHDIKSDPFKPFVLGLLEYHQDKEKAVHLSDDKLISILKIICTYLIRRRTLGLTQGENKEIVLLSHRIEELADESTSMLELLSNMPYNARLPNDGEIKKRLQEMDFYNSVKNYGKFIFGKIEKCNTKGVVNFRNSKITIEHIMPQKLNKTWEQELGDNFSEIHKKYLHNIGNLTITEFNSEMGNKSFTEKKEKFNQSALYFRLDIINQEKWNEESILAHQNSMITWFLNTFSLPDKYKEKDNWKINSSTTKTNTFSPLDEEAGEIATGNKPEKVSIDGTEYPTKSWQDAFLAFLLYIRNSSEFDFEIILNNQNDLFGRENIIVKWVAFQDLVENENENDLEKNIKPSQGSFGMKKQI from the coding sequence ATGAAAACAGATAATTGCTCTATCAGTGATGTTTTAGAGAAAAACTCTACTTCTTTTTTCATCCCACCTTTCCAGAGATCTTACGCTTGGGGTAAGACTGAAATTGAGCGCTTTTTCGATGATATGCTACGAATTATAGAATCAGAGCTAGATCCGAAACAGATCGATAAGCTCGAACATTTTTTTGGAACTCTTGTAATTAAAAATGAAAATGAAGTGCTTGCCACAAAATCTATTGTAGTAGATGGACAACAGCGACTTACCACTACCTTATTATTTTTAATTGCATTACGGGATTTAGAAAAAGATACAAATAAACAAAATCTTATCACCCAAAGGTATCTGATTAATAGTACCTCTACTTTTCAAGACAAGATAAAACTAAAACAAGTCTCTAAAGATTGGGAAGCATATAAAGCCCTAGTAAACAAAGAATCCCCTGAACAACTCGGAATTATTTGTAATGCCTATGGGCAATTTGCCAATTTAATAAAAAAACAAGCTCGACCAGAAATTGAACTTGAGCACTATATCACTGCCATCAGAAGAATGAATGTTGCGGTAATTTCCCTAGATGAACGACCCTACAAAGGCGAAGATCCGCAAATTATCTTCGAAACCCTAAATTCACTAGGTAAACCGCTTACCCTTTCAGATTTAGTAAGAAATTTTATTTTGCTTAATATGAAGAGCGATGATCAAGCAAGAATCTATGAGCAGATTTGGTACCCTAAAATTGAATCTATCCTAGGGGATCATATCTCGCATTTTTTCCGTGACTATTTACAATATAAAGTATCACGCTTAATTAAAGTAGTCAGCGATAACAATACAAAAGAGATCTATCATCAGTTTAGAGGTTTTGTAAATAAAGAATTTACTGATCGTAGTCAATTTATTGGCGATATTATCCAGTATGTAAATTGGTATCACTGGATAATTAATACAAATCCAAAAGAGATTGGCCAAATCGCTCACAGTGCTGGCAATGACAAAGAAATAAAAGAATTACTTAGAAATATCTTCCATGATATCAAAAGCGATCCTTTTAAACCCTTTGTTTTAGGATTGTTGGAGTACCACCAAGATAAAGAAAAAGCAGTACATTTAAGCGATGATAAGCTCATTTCTATTTTGAAAATAATTTGTACTTACTTAATTCGTAGAAGAACTCTAGGACTAACTCAAGGAGAAAATAAAGAGATAGTTTTATTAAGTCACCGTATTGAAGAATTAGCCGATGAAAGTACCTCTATGCTTGAGCTACTCTCAAATATGCCATATAACGCAAGGCTGCCTAATGATGGGGAAATTAAAAAAAGACTTCAAGAAATGGATTTTTACAATAGCGTAAAAAACTACGGAAAATTCATTTTTGGAAAAATAGAAAAATGTAACACAAAAGGAGTTGTTAATTTTCGTAATTCAAAAATTACTATTGAGCATATTATGCCACAAAAATTAAATAAAACATGGGAACAGGAATTAGGGGATAATTTTTCTGAAATCCATAAAAAATATCTTCATAATATTGGGAATCTAACTATTACAGAATTCAATTCTGAAATGGGTAATAAATCATTTACCGAAAAAAAAGAAAAATTTAATCAATCTGCACTATACTTTCGGCTCGATATTATTAATCAGGAAAAATGGAATGAAGAAAGTATCTTAGCTCATCAAAATAGTATGATCACTTGGTTCTTGAATACATTTTCTTTACCTGATAAATATAAGGAAAAAGATAATTGGAAGATTAACTCATCTACTACTAAGACAAATACCTTTTCACCCCTTGATGAAGAGGCAGGTGAGATTGCAACAGGGAATAAGCCTGAAAAAGTGAGTATTGATGGCACTGAATACCCTACTAAATCATGGCAAGATGCTTTTTTAGCATTCCTTCTCTATATTAGAAATAGCTCAGAATTTGATTTTGAAATTATATTAAATAATCAAAATGATCTCTTTGGAAGAGAAAACATCATAGTAAAATGGGTTGCTTTTCAGGATTTGGTTGAAAATGAAAATGAAAATGATTTAGAAAAAAATATAAAACCTTCACAGGGAAGTTTTGGCATGAAGAAACAAATCTAA
- a CDS encoding ABC transporter ATP-binding protein: MDKELEAVVKVQNLYTRFGEAVIHKDISFDIHRGEIFAIIGGSGSGKSTLLREIAMLNSPSSGTIQVFGKSLQDLHEKEILRLRTRFAMMFQKGALFSSFTVLENIALPLKEHTDLSSKFINELALQKIELVGLPRDAAVKFPRELSGGMIKRAAVARSLALDPELLLLDEPGSGLDPVSASALDDLILSLRESLNLTVVLVTHDLGSLWRIADRVAFLGEKILLGLDTVVNLAHSDESQLRAYFRGERGHLAYQENTWIQK, translated from the coding sequence ATGGATAAAGAGTTAGAAGCAGTCGTTAAAGTTCAAAACCTTTATACCCGCTTTGGTGAAGCGGTTATCCACAAAGATATTAGTTTTGATATTCATCGGGGCGAAATTTTTGCAATTATTGGTGGCAGTGGATCGGGTAAATCTACCCTACTTCGAGAGATTGCTATGCTCAACTCTCCTTCATCAGGCACTATCCAAGTTTTTGGAAAATCCTTGCAAGATCTTCATGAAAAAGAAATCTTAAGGTTAAGAACTCGCTTTGCGATGATGTTTCAAAAAGGGGCGTTATTTAGTTCCTTTACTGTACTGGAGAATATAGCCCTACCTTTAAAAGAACATACCGATCTTTCATCAAAATTTATTAATGAATTAGCATTGCAAAAAATAGAATTAGTAGGCTTACCCCGGGATGCTGCAGTGAAGTTTCCACGAGAGCTCTCTGGCGGTATGATTAAGCGAGCAGCAGTAGCTAGATCATTAGCACTTGATCCAGAATTATTATTACTAGATGAACCTGGTTCAGGCTTAGATCCTGTGAGTGCCTCTGCTTTAGATGATCTTATCCTTTCTCTTAGGGAATCCCTTAACCTGACGGTAGTATTAGTGACTCATGATCTCGGGTCCTTATGGAGAATTGCTGATCGGGTAGCTTTTTTAGGAGAAAAAATACTTCTTGGTTTAGATACGGTAGTAAATTTGGCTCACTCTGATGAATCTCAGCTCCGAGCCTATTTTAGAGGAGAGCGTGGCCATCTTGCCTATCAGGAGAATACATGGATACAAAAGTAA
- a CDS encoding ABC-type transport auxiliary lipoprotein family protein: MAFRLLFIGILIGTLSGCSNSSRAPSHTYLFSTPQHPVKVEASRATNLSLIVTTPRTATGYNTQRMAYTRQPYELSYFSYNDWVDTPGYMLEPVIISTLADSDGFLNVTSNTYNQTPADLRLDSDILALLQDYSVKPSQARFSLHVQLVDLKTGKKIASDIFNGQEPIAKEDAYNGVTALNKALEYVLGKLVDFIIENGQEYDQY, translated from the coding sequence ATGGCTTTTAGATTATTATTTATAGGAATTTTAATCGGAACACTTTCTGGCTGTAGCAATAGCTCTCGTGCTCCTAGCCATACTTATCTATTCTCTACACCGCAACATCCAGTAAAAGTAGAAGCGTCCCGTGCGACTAACTTATCATTAATAGTTACAACACCACGCACGGCAACAGGCTATAATACTCAGCGCATGGCCTATACTCGCCAACCCTATGAGCTAAGTTATTTTAGCTATAACGATTGGGTAGATACTCCCGGTTATATGCTCGAACCTGTGATTATCAGCACTTTAGCGGATAGTGATGGGTTTCTCAATGTTACATCTAATACTTATAATCAAACACCAGCTGATTTAAGGCTAGATAGCGATATTCTTGCTCTATTACAAGATTATTCGGTTAAACCAAGCCAAGCTCGCTTTTCTTTGCATGTTCAATTAGTTGATCTTAAAACAGGTAAAAAAATTGCAAGTGATATCTTCAATGGCCAGGAACCTATAGCTAAAGAGGATGCCTACAATGGGGTCACAGCTTTGAATAAAGCTTTAGAATACGTGCTTGGGAAATTAGTAGATTTTATTATTGAAAATGGGCAAGAATACGATCAGTATTAA